Proteins found in one Streptococcus iniae genomic segment:
- the rexB gene encoding ATP-dependent nuclease subunit B — MRLLYTDISQSLTEILVNQAASFAKSGYRVFYIAPNSLSFEKERAVLEHLEEEASFAITVTRFTQMARYFTINSKRSGKTLTDNALTMFFYRALLLIAPKDLSIYGPLKRDLTFIKQLVDLYKELKTSNISILDLHLDNEERKNDLIAIFAMVSDLIRQDQFEDQTPLAYFAQAICSRELEKELSKTVVVIDGFTRFTAEEDYLVSLLNDKCHQVVIGTYISQKAFQKSFVKGNVYQASIEFMGQLSKDYHCKAEFMSSSMVYPETFSKLSRLFEAKNDFSELDIVLEEDDKSAIAIWQNPNQKEEIEHVAKAIRQKLYEGYRYKDILVLLGDVEAYQLQIGPIFDKYDIPYYFGKSESMSHHPLVHFMESLERSKRYNWRREDIINLLKSGLFGHFENTSIDQFEYYLDYADINGFTKFSRPFSINPKGKQDLPIFHLESLNHLRKQLFDPLATLFKSQQQLGKSLMKKLVFFFETIDLTGNFQQLSEEESENDREKNDEVWKVFISILEEFQLIFAEEKLSLDDALSLLKVAMQAAEYRAVPATLDVVTVTSYDLVQAHSNAFVYALGLTQTHFPKHSKNSSLISDDERLMTNDRQDQFHRLEIASYENGKKNHYTALSLFNAATKELVLSQPSLINEMSDHSSPYLLDLIHFGVPLIEKGKNQFSNRETDIGHYKSLLSQLIDINRQALDQEFSPEDNNFWTVMLRYLKKRLKENKISFQEQKNHLQTKKLAPEVLARRFPEDKPLSLSSSALSVFYNNQYKYYLQYVLGLEEKGSIHPDARQHGTYLHKVFEVIMSDHSAASFDAKVQKAIEEVNQETSFKTFYQQDAQGEFSLRQLEAIVKSTARILDLSQSIKVLKQEDHFKIALGKELLINGTIDRIDQLPDASVGIVDYKSSAQAFEIDQFYNGLSPQLVTYLTALKDNNPDGKLFGAMYLHMQDPKFDLKKYKQLDEKVLTDFYSEMTYKGIFLETEKEYLSNGLYKTSKNLYSEQEIDLLIQFNKHLYYKALEQIKSGHFLINPYSKDGRSVQGDQLKAITGFESDLDLGQARLLVKGSSNEKRQEFLSLMEKEVRSK; from the coding sequence ATGAGATTATTATACACAGACATTAGTCAATCTTTAACGGAAATATTAGTCAATCAAGCAGCTAGTTTTGCTAAATCTGGCTATCGGGTTTTTTATATTGCTCCTAATTCTCTCTCCTTTGAAAAAGAAAGAGCTGTTTTAGAACATCTTGAAGAAGAAGCTTCATTTGCTATTACAGTTACACGTTTCACACAGATGGCAAGGTATTTCACCATTAATTCAAAGAGATCTGGAAAGACCTTAACTGATAATGCCCTAACCATGTTTTTTTACCGTGCACTCTTGCTGATTGCGCCAAAAGATTTATCTATTTATGGTCCTCTAAAAAGGGATTTGACTTTCATCAAACAACTGGTTGATCTATATAAGGAGTTGAAAACATCCAATATCAGTATTTTAGACTTACATTTGGACAATGAGGAGCGTAAAAATGACCTTATCGCCATTTTCGCTATGGTTTCAGATCTGATTAGGCAAGATCAATTTGAAGACCAGACCCCATTAGCTTATTTTGCGCAAGCTATTTGTTCAAGAGAGCTTGAAAAAGAATTGTCAAAGACAGTTGTTGTCATTGATGGTTTTACCCGTTTCACAGCAGAAGAGGATTATTTGGTTTCTCTACTTAATGACAAGTGCCATCAGGTTGTTATTGGAACTTATATTAGTCAAAAAGCCTTTCAAAAATCGTTTGTTAAAGGCAATGTTTATCAGGCGAGTATTGAGTTTATGGGACAATTGTCTAAAGACTATCACTGTAAAGCTGAATTTATGAGCAGTTCGATGGTTTATCCAGAGACATTTAGTAAATTAAGTAGGCTCTTTGAGGCAAAAAATGATTTTTCAGAACTAGATATCGTTTTAGAAGAAGATGATAAATCAGCCATTGCTATTTGGCAAAATCCAAATCAAAAAGAAGAAATAGAGCATGTTGCAAAAGCAATTCGTCAGAAATTGTATGAGGGTTACCGCTATAAAGATATCTTAGTTTTACTTGGAGATGTAGAGGCTTATCAACTGCAAATTGGCCCTATTTTCGACAAGTATGACATTCCTTATTACTTTGGGAAGTCAGAATCCATGAGTCATCACCCTCTGGTTCACTTTATGGAGTCTTTGGAGAGAAGTAAACGCTATAATTGGCGTCGTGAAGATATTATTAATCTTTTAAAATCAGGTCTGTTTGGTCATTTTGAAAACACTAGTATTGATCAGTTTGAGTATTATTTAGATTATGCAGATATCAATGGTTTTACGAAATTTTCTCGCCCCTTTAGCATAAATCCTAAAGGAAAACAGGACTTGCCAATTTTTCACCTTGAATCTTTAAACCATCTTCGCAAACAGTTATTTGATCCCTTGGCTACTCTTTTTAAGAGTCAGCAACAATTAGGGAAATCCTTGATGAAAAAATTAGTGTTCTTCTTTGAAACAATAGACTTAACAGGAAATTTCCAGCAGCTTTCTGAAGAAGAAAGTGAAAATGATAGGGAGAAAAATGATGAGGTATGGAAGGTATTTATTAGCATTCTTGAAGAGTTCCAGCTTATTTTTGCGGAGGAAAAACTCAGTTTAGATGATGCCTTATCCCTGTTAAAAGTCGCCATGCAAGCCGCAGAGTATCGTGCAGTTCCGGCAACCCTTGATGTTGTAACGGTGACATCTTATGATCTTGTTCAAGCACATAGTAATGCTTTTGTTTACGCACTTGGATTAACCCAGACTCATTTCCCAAAGCACAGTAAGAATAGCTCTTTAATTAGTGATGACGAACGGTTAATGACCAATGATAGGCAAGACCAGTTCCACCGTTTGGAAATAGCTAGTTATGAAAATGGTAAAAAAAATCACTATACAGCCTTATCACTTTTTAATGCTGCTACTAAAGAATTGGTTTTGAGCCAGCCAAGTCTTATTAATGAGATGTCTGATCACTCGTCACCTTATTTGTTGGATCTCATTCATTTTGGCGTTCCTTTGATTGAGAAAGGTAAAAATCAATTTTCCAATAGAGAAACAGATATTGGTCACTACAAGTCTTTGTTGAGCCAACTTATTGACATTAACAGACAAGCATTAGATCAAGAGTTTAGTCCAGAAGACAATAATTTTTGGACGGTCATGTTGCGTTATTTAAAAAAGAGACTTAAAGAGAATAAGATTTCTTTTCAGGAACAGAAAAATCATCTGCAAACCAAAAAATTGGCACCAGAGGTTTTGGCAAGGCGTTTCCCAGAAGATAAGCCATTGTCGCTATCAAGTTCGGCACTATCAGTTTTTTACAACAATCAGTATAAGTATTATTTACAGTATGTTTTGGGATTAGAAGAGAAGGGCTCAATTCATCCTGATGCAAGGCAACACGGCACTTATCTCCATAAAGTGTTTGAAGTAATCATGTCGGATCATTCAGCTGCCTCTTTTGATGCTAAAGTGCAAAAGGCAATTGAAGAGGTAAACCAAGAAACTTCCTTCAAAACCTTTTATCAGCAGGATGCTCAGGGAGAATTTAGTCTAAGACAATTAGAAGCCATCGTTAAATCAACTGCTAGGATTCTAGATTTGTCTCAGTCTATTAAAGTTTTAAAACAAGAAGACCATTTTAAAATTGCCTTGGGTAAGGAGTTATTGATTAATGGAACAATTGATAGAATAGACCAGTTGCCTGACGCTAGTGTTGGGATTGTTGACTACAAATCAAGTGCACAAGCTTTTGAGATTGATCAGTTTTATAATGGTTTAAGCCCACAATTAGTGACTTACTTGACAGCATTAAAAGACAATAATCCTGATGGGAAACTTTTTGGAGCCATGTATTTGCATATGCAAGATCCAAAGTTTGATTTGAAAAAATATAAACAATTAGATGAGAAAGTTTTAACAGATTTTTATAGTGAAATGACTTATAAAGGGATTTTTCTTGAGACAGAAAAAGAATACCTGTCTAATGGTCTTTACAAAACAAGTAAGAACCTTTATAGTGAGCAAGAAATCGATTTATTAATTCAATTTAATAAACACCTTTATTATAAAGCTTTAGAGCAAATTAAATCTGGGCATTTTCTTATCAATCCTTATAGTAAGGATGGTAGGTCTGTACAAGGTGACCAATTAAAGGCTATTACAGGTTTTGAATCCGACCTTGATTTAGGTCAAGCTAGACTTTTGGTTAAAGGCTCAAGTAACGAAAAACGTCAAGAATTTTTAAGTTTAATGGAAAAAGAGGTTAGGTCAAAATGA
- the addA gene encoding helicase-exonuclease AddAB subunit AddA codes for MNFEPFLDAKAIIALQEAEMASDKVQKRTAEQIEAIYSHGQNILVSASAGSGKTFVMVERIIDKIMRGVAIDRMFISTFTVKAATELKERLEKKLIEAIKSQHNPDVKHYLSEQLHHLDQADIGTMDAFTQKLVSQYGYSLGISPKYRIMQEKSEQDILKTEVFDKLFESYMQKHQGIFIALVQNFSGKAKTANSFKQLVYQIHQFCQSTDNPKKWLAQNFLKGVHHYQGFADYPKEELELFLECMQKTAAALQDITDLEDYKQVTAKGSETKAYQKHKQMIASLYEFSTHFETMYGFAKISQLAQDLTALLPSGQSVTVAGQKYPVFKDLQNHLEGLRHLDIIFQYQGESLPLLELLQAFIADFSEAYLQAKMAENAFEFSDIAHFAISILEGNEAVRLAYQEHYHEVMVDEYQDNNHMQERLLELLSTGQNRFMVGDIKQSIYRFRQADPQIFNAKFKDYQENPQHGQLIILKENFRSQSEVLDVTNAIFTHLMDEAVGDILYDGNHQLLAGSDRQKEEHPENKCQFLIYNTDLADDSDESTTLEESESDGISPWQVKLLVKEIIKLHTEEGVPFSDITLLVSSRTRNDTIFQAFNHYGIPLVADGGQTNYLKSVEVMLMLDTLRTINNPLNDYALVALMRSLMFGFDEDQLARIALQGSNSGKIDSFYEKLCNCLKGEGEHPELISSDFKMELEQFHNTLDSWRHFAKSHSLYDLIWKIFNDRFYYDLVATSPKAEQAQANLYALALRSSQFEKTGFKGLSRFIRMIDKILETQNDLVDVEIDQPKNAVNLMTIHKSKGLEFKYVFILNCDKRFSMTDLHSPLILDREMGIGIKYIADVKEQVEAQHLNSLKVSLETLPYQLNKNRLKRATLSEQMRLLYVAMTRAKKKLYLIGKGSQQKAQDAFSGQRTGNHLSQELRESLTTFQDWILAISENFKEDLHFDLVYVSDKDLTANQIGRLSKESFLNQKDNQKDNRQTLEIARAIDMLDKVSELNQLYDAAIHLPTVRTPSQLKKYYEPLMDNDGVDVIDKQTYSQKTYKLPNFSKSKVVESSQIGSALHELMQRITVSDKVSMREIKDALALVSADDSVKEKIDLKKILAFFQETDLGQKIQAKRAFLHREAPFAMLKKDPKSQEKFVVRGIIDGYLLFDDRIVLFDYKTDRYSTSLDMVNRYSMQMELYAQALKQAYRINKIEKYLVLMGGQTIEVVAVD; via the coding sequence ATGAACTTTGAACCATTTTTAGATGCAAAGGCTATTATTGCTCTGCAAGAAGCTGAAATGGCGTCAGACAAAGTGCAAAAAAGGACAGCTGAACAAATTGAAGCGATTTATAGTCATGGTCAAAATATTTTAGTTTCAGCCTCTGCAGGTTCAGGAAAAACCTTTGTTATGGTTGAACGTATTATTGACAAAATCATGCGTGGTGTTGCTATTGACCGAATGTTCATTTCTACCTTCACTGTTAAGGCGGCAACTGAATTAAAAGAGCGTTTGGAAAAAAAGCTTATTGAAGCCATTAAAAGTCAGCATAATCCAGACGTCAAACATTACCTGAGTGAACAATTGCATCACTTAGATCAAGCAGATATCGGGACAATGGATGCTTTTACCCAAAAATTAGTTTCTCAGTATGGTTATTCATTAGGGATTTCACCTAAATATCGGATAATGCAGGAGAAATCTGAGCAAGATATTTTAAAAACAGAGGTTTTTGATAAGCTGTTTGAAAGCTATATGCAAAAACACCAAGGCATCTTCATCGCTTTGGTGCAAAATTTTTCAGGAAAAGCAAAGACTGCTAATAGTTTTAAACAATTGGTCTATCAGATTCACCAATTCTGCCAGTCAACTGACAACCCTAAAAAATGGTTAGCTCAAAACTTTCTTAAGGGTGTTCATCATTATCAAGGCTTTGCCGATTATCCTAAAGAGGAGTTGGAACTTTTCTTAGAGTGCATGCAAAAAACAGCTGCCGCACTGCAAGACATTACGGACTTGGAAGATTATAAGCAAGTTACCGCTAAAGGAAGTGAGACAAAGGCTTATCAGAAACATAAGCAGATGATTGCGAGTTTATATGAGTTTTCGACTCACTTTGAAACCATGTATGGCTTTGCTAAGATATCACAACTAGCCCAAGACTTAACAGCTCTCTTGCCATCTGGGCAATCTGTGACTGTTGCTGGACAGAAATATCCTGTTTTCAAAGATTTACAGAATCATCTTGAAGGGCTAAGGCATTTAGATATTATCTTCCAGTATCAGGGAGAAAGTTTGCCACTCTTAGAACTTTTACAAGCTTTTATTGCCGATTTTTCTGAAGCTTATTTGCAGGCTAAAATGGCTGAGAATGCTTTTGAGTTTTCGGATATTGCACACTTTGCAATTTCTATTCTTGAGGGCAATGAGGCTGTTCGTTTAGCTTATCAAGAACATTATCATGAAGTTATGGTAGATGAGTATCAAGATAATAATCATATGCAAGAACGCCTCTTAGAATTATTATCAACTGGTCAAAACCGTTTTATGGTAGGTGATATTAAACAATCTATTTACCGATTCAGGCAGGCAGATCCACAGATTTTCAATGCTAAATTTAAGGATTATCAGGAAAATCCTCAGCATGGTCAATTGATTATTCTAAAAGAGAATTTTAGAAGTCAGTCAGAAGTTTTAGATGTGACCAATGCTATTTTTACTCATCTTATGGATGAGGCTGTTGGGGATATTCTATATGATGGTAACCATCAACTCCTTGCAGGAAGTGACCGTCAAAAAGAAGAACATCCAGAAAACAAGTGTCAATTTTTGATATACAATACAGACCTTGCTGATGATTCAGATGAGTCGACTACCCTTGAAGAAAGTGAAAGTGATGGTATTTCCCCTTGGCAGGTTAAACTTCTTGTTAAAGAAATTATCAAACTTCATACCGAAGAAGGTGTCCCATTTTCAGACATAACACTTTTAGTATCTTCAAGAACACGCAATGATACCATATTTCAGGCATTTAATCACTATGGCATTCCTTTGGTCGCTGATGGTGGACAGACGAATTATCTTAAATCAGTTGAAGTAATGCTTATGCTTGATACCCTAAGGACGATTAATAATCCTTTGAATGATTATGCTTTAGTTGCATTGATGCGTTCTCTTATGTTTGGATTTGATGAGGATCAATTGGCTAGAATAGCTTTACAGGGGAGTAATTCTGGAAAAATTGATTCTTTTTATGAAAAGCTCTGCAATTGTCTCAAAGGTGAAGGGGAGCATCCGGAACTTATTTCTTCTGATTTTAAAATGGAATTAGAACAGTTTCATAACACACTTGACTCTTGGCGTCACTTTGCAAAGAGTCACTCCTTATATGACTTGATTTGGAAAATTTTTAATGATCGTTTTTACTATGACTTAGTGGCAACAAGTCCAAAAGCTGAGCAAGCTCAGGCCAATCTCTATGCCCTAGCCCTTCGTTCTAGTCAGTTTGAAAAAACGGGCTTTAAAGGTCTGTCTCGTTTTATCAGAATGATTGATAAGATTCTTGAGACTCAAAATGACCTGGTGGATGTGGAAATAGACCAACCTAAAAATGCTGTCAATCTAATGACAATCCATAAATCTAAGGGTTTGGAATTTAAATATGTTTTCATTCTCAATTGTGATAAACGCTTTAGCATGACAGATCTTCATTCACCGCTTATTTTAGACCGTGAGATGGGGATTGGCATAAAATATATTGCAGATGTCAAAGAGCAGGTTGAAGCACAACACTTGAATAGTTTAAAAGTTTCGCTTGAAACCTTACCTTATCAGTTGAATAAAAACCGTTTAAAAAGAGCAACCTTATCAGAGCAGATGCGCTTGCTTTATGTTGCAATGACAAGGGCAAAAAAGAAGTTATACTTGATTGGTAAAGGGAGCCAACAAAAGGCACAAGATGCTTTTTCTGGACAAAGAACTGGTAATCATTTATCGCAAGAACTAAGAGAGTCACTAACTACATTTCAGGACTGGATTTTAGCCATTTCTGAAAATTTCAAAGAGGATTTACATTTTGATTTAGTATATGTGTCAGATAAGGATCTAACAGCAAATCAGATTGGGAGATTATCAAAGGAAAGTTTTTTAAATCAAAAAGACAATCAAAAAGATAACCGTCAAACGCTCGAGATAGCGCGTGCTATTGACATGTTGGATAAGGTGTCAGAACTCAATCAACTCTATGATGCGGCAATCCATTTACCAACTGTCAGAACGCCTAGTCAGTTGAAAAAATATTATGAACCTTTAATGGATAATGATGGTGTTGATGTTATTGATAAACAAACCTACAGTCAAAAGACTTACAAACTTCCTAACTTTTCAAAAAGTAAGGTCGTTGAATCAAGTCAAATTGGTTCAGCATTGCATGAATTGATGCAACGCATTACAGTTTCAGATAAGGTTTCAATGAGGGAGATTAAGGATGCATTAGCATTGGTCAGTGCTGATGATAGTGTTAAAGAAAAGATTGATTTGAAGAAAATATTAGCCTTTTTTCAAGAAACTGACCTTGGGCAAAAAATTCAAGCAAAGAGAGCATTCTTACATCGTGAAGCACCTTTTGCTATGTTGAAAAAAGACCCTAAAAGTCAGGAGAAATTTGTTGTCCGTGGGATAATTGATGGTTACTTGTTATTTGATGACAGAATCGTATTATTTGACTATAAGACAGATCGATATTCAACAAGTTTAGATATGGTAAATAGGTATAGCATGCAAATGGAACTTTATGCGCAAGCTTTAAAACAGGCCTATAGGATTAACAAAATTGAAAAATACCTGGTTTTAATGGGTGGTCAAACAATTGAAGTAGTAGCTGTTGATTAA
- the rpsU gene encoding 30S ribosomal protein S21, whose translation MSKTVVRKNESLDDALRRFKRSVTKAGTLQESRKREFYEKPSVKRKRKSEAARKRKKF comes from the coding sequence ATGTCAAAAACAGTAGTACGTAAAAACGAATCACTTGACGACGCACTTCGTCGCTTCAAACGTTCTGTGACTAAAGCTGGTACTCTTCAAGAATCACGTAAACGTGAATTCTATGAAAAACCTTCTGTAAAACGTAAACGTAAATCAGAAGCAGCTCGCAAACGTAAAAAATTCTAA
- the mscL gene encoding large conductance mechanosensitive channel protein MscL — MIKELKEFLFKGNVLDLAVAVVIGAAFKTIIDSLVADVITPLIGLLFGAPDFSSIKLFNAILIGNFINAVVNFLIVGTVLFFVVKAANKAMSFNKKEEIEEEVIAGPTQEELLVQIRDLLAKKEA, encoded by the coding sequence ATGATTAAAGAATTGAAAGAATTTTTATTTAAAGGGAATGTTTTAGATTTAGCTGTTGCCGTTGTTATTGGTGCTGCATTCAAGACTATTATTGACTCTTTAGTTGCAGACGTTATTACACCACTTATTGGTTTATTATTTGGTGCGCCAGATTTTTCAAGCATCAAACTATTTAACGCTATCCTAATTGGTAACTTTATCAATGCTGTGGTTAATTTCCTAATCGTTGGTACTGTTCTCTTCTTCGTTGTTAAAGCTGCTAATAAAGCAATGAGCTTCAACAAAAAAGAAGAAATTGAAGAAGAAGTCATTGCAGGTCCAACTCAAGAAGAACTTCTTGTTCAAATCCGCGACTTACTTGCAAAAAAAGAAGCTTAA